The Drosophila subobscura isolate 14011-0131.10 chromosome A, UCBerk_Dsub_1.0, whole genome shotgun sequence genome includes the window tatttttttgttgtaaacaTTTAGTTGTCAAATCATCGAATTTTCTGtatctttttcttctttttattttctttgtttttgttttttatcaaAATGGCGCTTTGTGTGGCTGCTCCAGgagctgcttttattttttgttttacatattatttatacCCTGTACCTGGTTAGAGTTTTTTCTTACTCTTCGTCTGTTCGTCTGTCGTTTTGTAGAGTTTCTAAATCGGAATTGAAATCGGATAATGTCGTACAGTCTCGCACATGAATGCTccaagtaccgggtatattCAAGTCGTGAAGTCTCGACTGCCTATTCTTTCggattttgctttttttatttatttttgtaatgctttggtttttgttttgattttaaatgtAAGCAtaccataaatacatacatatgtatcgagtaaatatgcaaattaaaacaaatacatacatacatatgtatatatgatgTACCCATGTCGTACTAGTCAAAACTTTCGgaactttttctgttttcttgtgtgtggtTTAAAGTAATTCATATTctgtctgttctgtttctttgttttttttttattatttaaatgttttgcttgTAAACACTTAATGaactatttttgtattttcttatttgtttGGCATAATTTTACTTACTTacaataattttttattaaaaaaaaaaagtacaattacatacatacataaaaaacaacaacaataccaTATTACAGCttcgcctgctcctgctcctcttgcttctccttctgctccttcgCCTCCTCCTTTGCATTGACTACAACTTCTCggtgtgtttgcttttagttttttattttttgggtttgttctACAAGCTGCTTTCACTAGTACACTCATTTAATGTGTATATTTGACAACAATTGCTGCAGAATGTTTTAtacttttataattttttttttttttttttgtcacttttaacgttttatttttaattgctcgGCTCGCATAAGCAAAGTTAACGGTGGTTTCATGTACacattggtttttttttgtttttattttttgtacgcACGGCACAGATGtttgtctttattttgtagttttattttttgttttgtttatttactgcaatacacacattttttatagttttgtgTTAATAGATTTTTTTCTATCTTTCTTGCATGCATTTCACATCAAAAAAAGtccaacaaatgcaaacagccCTAAGATTATTTACTGAATGcaactctgtgtgtgtgtacaattttttgtagtgtgtgtgtgttttttttttagtgtttttgttgttgttaattaattgaagtAACTTTTGAAAATTCACGCATAGATTAGCTCAGATATCAGATAATTTACACAAAGATTGTTTACCAGCAAAGCGGCCTCGACAGTACAGAGTACAGTACAGTATAGTACATTAAATATAGTAGCTAATGctcaatgcacacacacacacaatgaaaGTAGAAATATAAGTACTTAGATTTTaatagttttcttttggttttgtttcggttatacaattatttattttgtttttttttgtttcgatcCATATTAAGTTAATTAGCCGCAAAACAACCAggatttcattttttatttgattatattGAATCTACATTCCCCACTACGTTTTTCTCTGTGCTGATGGATATATGGGATGGGTATAGCTCGTTTATtgtgattgtttttgtttatttatttatttatttactagTCATTGGCTAAGTGTTGTGATTGgttgactgtctgtctgttggctttcgtttcattttgcacTGCACACTCGTGGGGCTCTTGACCGTGTGTCAAAtgaaacatttcattttatttattcaaacaaatacaaattgcacATTTAACTAAAcgatgcacacatacatacatttacaaacatatgtagatatttgatgtatagttttgttttattgtttttgaattCAGTTCAATGTCTATGACGGTCCTAGGTCTTGTCTGTTTCAACAAAAAGCACTATAAGTGGTTGGGTATATAAGCAACGGGTACtacataatgtacatacacacatacatatgcacctATTTATGTCTTGGCAAAAAGGCACTACACTACACTTAAACATGTCTTACTAACGATCGGTGTGCTTGGGCTTCTGTCCTCTTCGTTCTATTGCAGCTTTCAATgtaatgtacaaatgtatgtaggGTATGcatgtaattatgtatttaGATTTGTATTCAACAAAGTTtggtaattgttttaattatagCGATTTAGTTACATCAACTCTATGCTCATTCTGAAGCTCTAactctgtctgttttttgccgtttctAAAATGCTTGTTGCTCACTTCGTTAAGGGTATTCCCTTCTTTCTTTTACTGTACGTATGCATGCATGATTGTTTAggtttataatttgtatattttatttatggtgTGGTTTTTTCTATCGTTTttctttgaaatgtttttagcATCTTTAgcaatttgctttttgcagttttttcaTTGAACTTTTAAGCTGTTTTTTTGAGGGATAATTTTTGCACATGTTTCATTTATCAATTTTGCCTTTAGCATCTTTTTTCAATTATAGTTTTTGCAGTGTTTTTCattaattacatttgcattttgtcgttttctttttgtcatCAAGTGGGTGAATATTAAGTTAGTTAtagcatttttgtttgtacattAAGATGTTTGCTGCATAAAtcagatacatatatacatatgtacatatacatatgtatgtagatacttttaaattcaataattttttgtttttttatgtttattgaaAGTTTTcaggcaataaacaaaaactttcaGCTCTGACCGAAgcaattaacaattattacataatacacacacacacacacacacgcacacacacacatagaccatacatacatatgcattatgtacacaaaaaagaaaattgtaagCCTAGTTCCTagaatttatattattttttgtgcggCTTCCTTTTCAGCAACTTGTTGACGACCGTCTTGAACAGATTTGGTTTTATTCATAAGTACCCCAGTGTGGCATATGTCTTCACGAAGGTTCCATCGCTAGTGCTCACGTTCCTGTGAAGTTAGGTAAGGAAGAGGGAGTGAagggagtgagtgagtgagtgagggaGCTGTCTCAAGGTGTTAAACTCATTTCGTATACTAACTCATCTTCCCAGGGGCACACCGCATTGTGTTCCGTATCGACGACGATGCCAgcagcactgccactgccacttccacttccgctTACATCCGCCTTGCCAGCATCCTTGGCATCCTTTTCATCCTGCGAACTGCTGTGCTTCTTCCCATCAGAGTTACGTTTCTTGCGTCGCTTGCGTGCCTCATCATTGCTGGATGTTGGTGCTACTGGAGCTACCACTGGCAttggctccagctcctgctgctgctgctgctgctgctccagctcctgctcatCCATTGGCTCATCGTCCACCATCGTGTCCACATCCAGCTCGGCCAGCGGTGCCATGGATGGCGCCGGTGTGGGTGCCGGCGGTATATAGCCCAACTGTATGTCACTATCTATGCTGTCATAGTCATCCACAACATCCTTGCTGTCATTGCCAAACTGCAGTCCCTCCTGGTACTCGTCGGTGGTGGGTGAAAGTTCATCTTGCAATGCCTCCGATGCCTCCGCATCGGGCACCTGCGCCCGGGCTGCTGCTTCCATTGTTTCATCGTCAGCCAGTGCGGCCTCCTCGGTGGTTGTTGTTAgtggctcttggctctgtCCCGTGGGCAGGGGATAAGCGCCCGGAGTGCTtgccagctccagttccagttccagctccaggaCCTTAATGGTGGGCGTCGTGTTGGCGGCACGCGACTCAATCAACTCGATTTGCACCTCCTTGACCATCGCTGCCTCTCTCACCTCCTGCTCGACAGAGTGCTGCAGGCAATGTGCGATCCTGTTACCCACTTGACTGCACCTGCACTCCTCGGTTGGCGGTGGCGTGATCTTTGCTATGAGCGGCGGGCTCTGTGCGCGTGTGGGCGTGATTAGCACTGGCATCGGCATGTCCGCTGCCGTTGACTCTTGTGACAATTTGTTAAGTTCATCCTCCACTTCGGTTGCTTCCACATCCGAGCACGATAATGCATGATGATCTTTGGCAAAGACCGCACTCCGTGCCTGCAATGGTGTgagattgctgctgctgctgctggctgcagtcACGCTTTGGCTGCCAACGGTGGGCGTtgaagtgccagtgccagtgccagtgccagtgccagtggcagtgccagtggtgCGCCCAAACTGATAGTCCGTGCTGCGACTGAAACGGAGAGGAAAGAgtaagagagtgagagcacaGCAGACAGTGGCAAATGTCTCACCTACCTGGGTGTGAATGATACGGATGCACGACGCTGTTCCGTAAAATTTGGCGTCAAACGTTTGTTGCTCGTCTCGCCACTGTCGACGGTGTTTTGGTGTCGTATGCCCAAATTTCGTTGCAGTCGATCAGCCACATCACTGCTGTCCGACGAAGTGCTACGCAAACATTTATAacgcatttatttattagccaGCCCGATCCAAAGTCTCTTTGGCCACTCACCTGGTCAATCGCAATGGTTGTACGGTGACGGCCGTTTGCTTGgccagcactggcactggcgctggtgctggtgccacTTCTGTTGCCGTATCCGGCTGCTCCCAGGGACAGACGGAGAGCTTGACCTGTGCAGCTGGCACTATTTCCACTGGCTCATCCCAGGGACAAACGGCGCTGGTGTTGCCAGTGGCCAATGTTGCCGCAACGGATGTCTCCAGCGTCTCAAGGCCGGTGGATTTTGTCTTGGGGTTTTCTCTGTACGTAAAAAGatggccgggccgggccgggccggggtCGGACCAAAGTGTTAACGAAACTTCATGGCATGGGcaacgtttttcttttgaaataCATTGAGACAGTACAGTACAGTAGACAGTAGACAGACAGTAGACGGTGGCACAACCGGATACGAGATaattgtgtgtattttgtgtgtgtgttgtgaaaacattaaacattaatGCATGGAGAGATGGTATATACAGCTTTTGccagcatatacatatacgcatgtgtgtgtgtgtgtgtgtgtaacagAAAAATATAAGTACAATAAACGGTGGAGGGGAAAGGaaaagagcagcggcagccgcagccgcagccgcaacagcagcagcggcatagTAGAGTCTcagaatccgaatccgaatcagaaacgaaaacgaaaaccaaacaacatGTACaataattaacaataaatAGCAAACAGCAATCGAGCAGTAAGACCAACAgagaaaacattaaataaaaaacgaggaggaacgttgtgagacgcgtcttaagccgcgtcacaactcttatacccggtactcagtactacatctgcaacttagcggttatttgtcaaattttacattttctcttcatctgtcatctacatcaacaacactactcacgccaacacgctcctttagctcgccaccctcccctagagacacacactgcagagtcagggcagaggcagcggcagagtcgtggcagaagatgagtcagagacgtgtcaggggaagaggcctctgccactgcgcgaagcagagtgtgaatgagagaatgtgtaaaagcaacaaaagctgctggacagggtgggtttagccactgcaacctaatttcttcattgtggccataataatgatccaatcggatcccaatttggtgatcagatagatatggtcattccctacggaatggcgtttttagttttcttttatctttaaaattgtagatttgggaggttttcgcccttttgcgggggcggaagagggcgtggctcatttttgaaatacacttgtaacagtgtgagcatacagaagtctggatgcaaaatttggtggctctagcttttatggtctctgagatccaggcgctcaacaagacggacggacagacggacagacagacatggctcaatcgactcggctattgatgctgatcaagaatatatatactttatggggtcggagacgtttccttctgtgcgttacatacaaccgttatgtgcacaaatacaatataccctatttactcttcgagtaccgggtataacaaaaacaaaaccaagagTCGCGTCACCCAGTGGAAAATTCGAGCGTTAAAACTTCGTTAAAagcgagcaaaaaaaaggttaCGTGAGACGCAGCAGCGTCTCCTTACACACATAGgtttgcatacaaaatgtggTTGTTGCTCTAGCAtgaacggacagacaaacggacagacagagtgacagacatggctataccGACTTGGCTATGCTGATCgggaatatttatacatagatatatccACTTTGTGGTGGAGACACAAATCTTACACCTATCCAAAGTTCTCGagttttcaaaataaaagaaaattaaatcgATGCTCTAAAAAAACTGTAGGCTCGATCGGAttgcgtttctttttgttcgtttGACTTGGTCCAATGGGAAGTACAAATAGTGCTCCTACGGCTACTAAAAATGCTCTTCACAAATGATCAACGTAGCCAGCGGAACATAAAGGGCAAAcagttcaagttcaagttcaaagCTGCGAGCACTTTTTTGGACCATCTTTAACTAGTAAATTAGTTGCCAGTTGGCTATAAGCAATAACGAAATCACGAAGTAGCATGAACGGTTTTCTGGTAGAagttcaaatggtttttaggGGCTGCCCAATATTTTGGATGCTTACGAGAATTCAGTGAAGAAAGAATCTAAGAGGCAAATGGAGCCTATTCTACAGAAGTTAAAGGTTGAAAGGGCGACGACAGAACGTAaccaacaaatgaacaaaacaaataacaggaaaaataaatgaaaaatgagtGACAGATCTTtgactggggctgggggctgggttCAGGCTTCTGGGTTCACAGCAGTTCGAACGATAATACAATAGGAGAGGCGAAACACTATAGTAGAGAATATAAGTAAGGGGAGCATAAGGATAATAGAATTTCGAACAAGATTTGTTTCTTACAAGTGAAAATAGAATACGATTTGagtaaacaaatcaaaaagaaaacgaacgaaaaaaatGGAGAAGAACAAAATGTATGTAGAATGTCTTACGGAAGTGCCTGTAAACTACTTTCGCGATTCCCGTAGGCCGCATAGATCCCAACATCGATGATCGCCATGTGGCGCTGGGGCATATCGCCACGATAAATAGAATCGCTACTGCGCGGGGTGCGTGGTGTGGTACGACGACGAcgtataataataatgataatgacaCATGATAATAATTACACATTACACATAATAATTGTATATTATAATTGTATCTCAAATTCATTTCAGTTTCCAGTTTCAGAGAAAATGTTTCATCgtgaaaataaatgaacaaattcaacaaatcaatcaataagAAATTAAGTAATTAATGAATTAGTTAATGTAAGTAAACAAGTGAAAATGTTGCCAATCCGGGCCTCGTTTTGAttgtcatttttgttgtttcgaaGCGAACGtaaatgctaaataaattcaattgaaaataaaaataaaaaaatgcaagcaaCGCCCACACACCCTCACACTCGCCCAATCTCTTTACTCGCTCACTCCTCCCACTCGCCAACTCTCTCTTcactcgctcgcacactctctctcgctctcgctctctctctgttcacTCTGTTAAGAGCCAGCTTACCTAAATGGCATCTCGCTGAGATTGCTCTGGGAATGGGAGTGCGGTACCTTGGAACCTGCATCCTTGTTCACCCCAATGACAGCCAACTCATGGGCCGAGCCCGTAAGACTGCGATCGCTGCCACGACGCCGTGCCAGATTGCCCGGTGGCGGTGCCTGCATCATGGAGCCGCCACCTTGCCCCGCACTGCTGGAACCCTTGCTGGAGCCGGCATCACCCAAATTCGGTTGACTGGACAGCGCAGCGGTCATCTTCTTCTTGGCACCGCTAACGCCGCCGAAATTGAAGAAGCGCTTCTTGTACGACGGCTGAATGCCCGTGTCCAGCAGTCGCTTATAGTGCTCCGAGCGTATGAAGCGTGGATAGCAATCCTTCTTCAGCAGCAACATATAAATGTGCTCCGAGGCCGAGTCAAAGGTGAAGCGTGATGGATTCTTGAGACCGCGCAGCACACTCTCCATCGTTTTGCCATCAATGTTGATCTCACAGGGTGCGCCAGGCTTCAGGAATTCTCtgttcaaaattgttttcaaataaatattggaagaaaacaaaagaagattATGCCATGTGCCAACTCACTCATAGATCTCGTTGACTTTGCGTGCCACCTGGGAGTGGGCGGAACGACGCAAGCGATTGACAGCAATCCAGAAGCGAATATTCTCGTGCGAATACTCCTTCTCGAGGAAGGTGGTAAACTCTTGGAGGCCTGTGGGATCCGAGACGAGCTCCTCGATCGAAATGGCCCAACGTTTCACCCGCTTCTCAGTGGGAATGTCCACGAAGGTGTTGTTGAGCTGCCAAAAGGCAATGTCCTCGGTCACCCAGGGATTCGAGGGCAACGCCGGCTGCAGAAAGAAGTCGTACTCGCTGAATGTCTCCGAGTAGCAGACCAGCGACTCGCACGCCTGCGACATCTTCATGCGTGTTCGGTTCAGGGACTTGCCCAAATAGTCGACCTCGCGCTGCACATCGTCGAcagtcttttttttgttgggcttGAAGCCCTGACGATCGCGCGAGGGCACTGGACAGGGCTCCAGCGGCGTAAACTGCCCCGGCGGTGGACGGTGTACACGCCAATAGGCGCGCTCCTGCGAGTCACCAACAATCTTATCGCCCTTCTTGCGCTCCTTGGCCAGGCGCACCTGCTCCTCGGCCTGCATCGATATAAAATCCCATTTCCCCTTCAGATTCTTGTGCAGCGAGGACAACGCCTCCGCCTCGTAGTCCTCGAGCGCGTGCCGCTGTTTATTGCGTAGCGAGCGCTTGGCCAAATAAATGGCATACTCGACATTATCCGGCGCCTTGTGCTGCCATGGCCAGTAGTAGGGTGTCTGGAAGCGGTACAGCGATGAATCGTCCTTAACGGTCAGCGTCTTTGAGTCGTTCACCGGAAAGAAGTAGCCATGCAAGCACAGCTGATTGGCAATGTTCAATGCCTCCGATTCCTCAATTTGCAAGCGATCCATCAGCCACTCGATTAGATCGTAGCCTAAAGGAAGGAACGCATGAAGGATTTCCAAGGATAAATGCTGAGAATGGTTTGCCTTACCCATAAACGCATATGGTATTGATGTAAGGAACATTTTCTGTTGTCGCACGGGCACACCATGCTCTTGATCCTGCATCTCGCGCACTAGGACTTCCATCTGCAACGGGAATTTACATATAGAAAGAGGACATTTGGGTTTGCTACTACTCTACCTTATCGAATGCCATGGGTCTTGATAGCTTCTCAATGgtctgctgttggctgctgctgccactgccactgccactgccactgccactgaccgTGCCGAGCAGTCCGCCCTGACCGGAGATGCTGCTgtgatgctgatgatgtgTCGCCGTTGATCcggctgccgttgctgctggcaaagcATGCAGCAGCTGTTGATGCGTCACtggctgtgactgcgactgcgactgtgtgtgtgaatgctGGTGATGTTGTGGCAAGTGATGATGGCCAACGGAGCTGCCGCTAAATGCGGTCGCTGCCTGCGTTGTGGCGGATATGGCCGTGGCGGTGGATGCCAGTGCTGGACTATTGCCGCTGTTGGCATTGCCGCTCCCGCTGCTCGTTGCTGCCACACTCGCTGCCGCACTCGCTGTTGCCGCATTATTGTTCGCTGCAACCGATGGAGATAGTTGCGTGGCATGCGGCACTCCATGCGGTTGCAGACTTAGTGTCGTTGGCTTAATGGACTGTGACAAGTGCGTGGATTGACTACtggacgactgctgctgctgctgctgctgctgctgctgaggacTGGGTGTGGACACGGCGACCACAATGGGCACggacacgggcacgggcacaagTGCCGCCGACTGTGCCGCCGTATTCCTGAGCACCAGCTGTCGCTCCTTGTCGGGTGGCACACCGCCGGGTGGTTCCATTACCGCTGAAACGATGCTAAGCTGCTGATGATGGCTGCCCACTGCCCGCTGCCTCCGTTCTCTATGCTTTTGATGCTGCTATTTGTATATCCTGCGATTTGTTTCTCAGGCTCCTTGTTGGTTGTGCGTTTTGGTTTACGAAAATTTTGATTGCGCTTTATTGTTAACCTCCTCACAAATTGGCTTGCAATTTTTCTTAGAATTgttctttgctgctttgtggctgctgcctttgttTGCTGTAAGTCCTTTTTGCTGCAGTTAGCCGAATTCCATCATGTCCTTGTGTATGGAAACATTTGCTGGCAAATAACACAAAGGAATTGGAATATATTATAGATCTATATTTAAGTTTGGTGCAGCGGAACTTACAGTGTTTCATGATTCGAACAGCTGTGGCACCAACCGCTAACCGCCTGCAAGtggcgccaccaccaccaccacccaccactcCGGGAAGCACCTGCCGCACAGTCGTTCCTTGCAGCTCCTTCCTTTATGGCCAAAGTGTGTAGAATTTGTTTCTGAATTGATTGGGggcgcctctctctctctctcacacggCGCTGGTTGCCATGGAATCCGCGCGATGGCGGATTGCTTTGGGTTGCTGTTCGATGCCTTCTAGTGCCAGCCTTCACCTCGTGCCTCGTTGCATGGGGGCGCAGTTTCAGCGTGTGTTAGCTGAAGACCTGCAAGACCGAGACACAAAAGAGCGATACAAAACGCATTAATTAAAGTGCAGAGACATTAACATTTTCTATTGCAGTTGACATTTAACATCTACTTAAGTTATTTGCTTCTCCATTTCACAACCCCGGCAGCAGACAACAGCTGATTGCAACGCTGCTCTCAAGGTGACGTCTTCACCACAGGGCAATCTCTTCCGGGGGACCACTATCTCTAACTCTGTCCCTTTCTGTCGCTTGTCTAtctgagcgtggtgaataagcgGGCGTCAACTTGCtagtaaattcaccttggtcagagagagagagagagagagagagaggcggcaaTGCAATCCAAACGCATTCCGCTAAgcttcactctctctttctctttgcacAGCAGCCGTTAGACAAGttaaagtgtgtgtgtgtgtgtgagagagagtaAAACCAGCAACCGACTTCTGTCTAAAGCTTCGAAAACAACGGCAGCTGCAACTGAATTCTTTATTAACCTGCAGCTAAACTTGGAACATCATTTATGCCAGCCAAATCAATGTGGATTGTGCCATTGCTCTCATCATGGAGCACAGCCGGCTGCAGATCCTTGCTGAAGGAGAGGCCTGTGTAGCGTTCAATGTCTTCGATGCGGTGACGATGATTGCGAAAGCTGCCAGCACCTCTGCCACCGTTCTTAATGATGTACGCCTCTAGGGTGGGCCGGttctcagtttcagtttcagtttcagtctcagtctcagacAGCTGTGACTCCATTATCAGCACCTTGAAGTAGTGCGTCGGAATGGGCGGGGCTGTGGTGTCCAACTTCTTGCACTCCAGCCACCACATTTGGCCATCGCCCATGGGCATGTAGATGGGACCCGTGTAGGTGTAAACCGAACCGCACTCCCGCGTCTTTGCTGCCACATACTGCTCCAGCTCGTGCCAGATGCGCCGCTTGAACACCTTGCCCATGGCCGCGGAGCCATCGTCATTGCCCAGCAGAAACACATCCTTGTAGCGTTGCAAGtcactgccattgccagactcctctgcctctgcctctcctctgTCTGTCCAGCGAAAATGCTCGATTATCCACTTGGCGCTGCTCATCTCTTTGCTCTGCGACATAATGCAGTGTCTGTGCACCAGCAAACCCTCTGCGCTGGGTAGTCCGTACTTGATGAGATCCAGCATATTCGCCACCGAACTGGCATTCTCTTCGACTTCCAGTGGCTTCCCCAGTAGAGCGTTGTACAGCCGTGGCCCCAGCTCCTGGCAGAGCTTGTCCTTCAGCCCAGTGGCGCGATTCCACAACCTGCCCTCGTGATCTGTGCTGAAGGTGGAGAACTGCGAGGGAGATTACCAGCAATCCCGAAAATAGGGTAAAGCCCTAGCTTACAATGGAATAAAACCTGTGCCGATGAAGGTACACATAGGGATCCCGCTTTATTGCATCGAATAGATGCATCAGCGACACCTCGTGCTGGACAAAAGCGCCGCAGAACAGGCCCGACACACCAAACACGGCGCACATGGCAAAGCTTCGTTGTGGATCTGACATTGTGCGTATTTTGATTCGTGTAATTaagaataatttaaatatatttatgtacgagtgGCCGGCCGACGCGCGCGATGCTATATTTTCCGTGTGATTTCCTAATGTACGAGAGTTTACTTACTCAGAACTGAGTATTTGTTTCTTGTGTTTGTTCTACAGGTCAAAAATAatgtcaaagccaaagcctacTGAGCGGCTCGAACCGAAGAGAGTCGCACTCGACAACGTTCTGACAGAGAGCCCCAGGGCCGACTCCCCTGTTGCTCTCGGCAAAATACGCATCAAGAAATAACCAACGGGACATTACTTTGCTGCGTAGTTTCTGTCTTGATTTGCCCATAACGTAAATGCATTTACTCTTTATGCTGCAAATATGTACACAGGACGTAcaaacatttatgtacatacatatgtatgtactttatatgcatacattttagCAATTGCATTactattatgtatgtacatatgtatgtacatatgcatggaATGCACgtagacaacaaaaacaaaactgatgATTGTGTCTATAAATAGAAAAGCACACTGGAGTCGGAGATTTACGCCCCACGCCCCAAACCGAAGCCCCCAAGTCCAAGCACAAGCCCAAAGAGCATGATGGCTCCTGACGTAGCAAATGACGCAAAGCGAGACAGCGCGCTgcgtatgtatatgtatgtgtgtatgtatgtatgtatatacaaatgtacgtTATGCGTTATGTATTTTTATCAACGGATCGGAgccatacatacgtacatagcTGGGAGCTGAATCTGTCGGTATAAGCTCAAAGCCTTGCAAAGACTGCAGTCCAGGCAGGCAagcagccgctgctgatgctgctagTGGGAATTAAATGACGAAACACGGGGGCGGCTGTCAgtgagtttttttttcactctctctctctctctctctctatgtctatTGCTCTGTTTGTATgcgtgtttatttatttgtt containing:
- the LOC117903355 gene encoding uncharacterized protein LOC117903355 isoform X2; the encoded protein is MEPPGGVPPDKERQLVLRNTAAQSAALVPVPVSVPIVVAVSTPSPQQQQQQQQQQSSSSQSTHLSQSIKPTTLSLQPHGVPHATQLSPSVAANNNAATASAAASVAATSSGSGNANSGNSPALASTATAISATTQAATAFSGSSVGHHHLPQHHQHSHTQSQSQSQPVTHQQLLHALPAATAAGSTATHHQHHSSISGQGGLLGTVSGSGSGSGSGSSSQQQTIEKLSRPMAFDKMEVLVREMQDQEHGVPVRQQKMFLTSIPYAFMGYDLIEWLMDRLQIEESEALNIANQLCLHGYFFPVNDSKTLTVKDDSSLYRFQTPYYWPWQHKAPDNVEYAIYLAKRSLRNKQRHALEDYEAEALSSLHKNLKGKWDFISMQAEEQVRLAKERKKGDKIVGDSQERAYWRVHRPPPGQFTPLEPCPVPSRDRQGFKPNKKKTVDDVQREVDYLGKSLNRTRMKMSQACESLVCYSETFSEYDFFLQPALPSNPWVTEDIAFWQLNNTFVDIPTEKRVKRWAISIEELVSDPTGLQEFTTFLEKEYSHENIRFWIAVNRLRRSAHSQVARKVNEIYEEFLKPGAPCEINIDGKTMESVLRGLKNPSRFTFDSASEHIYMLLLKKDCYPRFIRSEHYKRLLDTGIQPSYKKRFFNFGGVSGAKKKMTAALSSQPNLGDAGSSKGSSSAGQGGGSMMQAPPPGNLARRRGSDRSLTGSAHELAVIGVNKDAGSKVPHSHSQSNLSEMPFSDSIYRGDMPQRHMAIIDVGIYAAYGNRESSLQALPENPKTKSTGLETLETSVAATLATGNTSAVCPWDEPVEIVPAAQVKLSVCPWEQPDTATEVAPAPAPVPVLAKQTAVTVQPLRLTSTSSDSSDVADRLQRNLGIRHQNTVDSGETSNKRLTPNFTEQRRASVSFTPSRSTDYQFGRTTGTATGTGTGTGTGTSTPTVGSQSVTAASSSSSNLTPLQARSAVFAKDHHALSCSDVEATEVEDELNKLSQESTAADMPMPVLITPTRAQSPPLIAKITPPPTEECRCSQVGNRIAHCLQHSVEQEVREAAMVKEVQIELIESRAANTTPTIKVLELELELELASTPGAYPLPTGQSQEPLTTTTEEAALADDETMEAAARAQVPDAEASEALQDELSPTTDEYQEGLQFGNDSKDVVDDYDSIDSDIQLGYIPPAPTPAPSMAPLAELDVDTMVDDEPMDEQELEQQQQQQQELEPMPVVAPVAPTSSNDEARKRRKKRNSDGKKHSSSQDEKDAKDAGKADVSGSGSGSGSAAGIVVDTEHNAVCPWEDENVSTSDGTFVKTYATLGYL
- the LOC117903355 gene encoding uncharacterized protein LOC117903355 isoform X3, which produces MEPPGGVPPDKERQLVLRNTAAQSAALVPVPVSVPIVVAVSTPSPQQQQQQQQQQSSSSQSTHLSQSIKPTTLSLQPHGVPHATQLSPSVAANNNAATASAAASVAATSSGSGNANSGNSPALASTATAISATTQAATAFSGSSVGHHHLPQHHQHSHTQSQSQSQPVTHQQLLHALPAATAAGSTATHHQHHSSISGQGGLLGTVSGSGSGSGSGSSSQQQTIEKLSRPMAFDKMEVLVREMQDQEHGVPVRQQKMFLTSIPYAFMGYDLIEWLMDRLQIEESEALNIANQLCLHGYFFPVNDSKTLTVKDDSSLYRFQTPYYWPWQHKAPDNVEYAIYLAKRSLRNKQRHALEDYEAEALSSLHKNLKGKWDFISMQAEEQVRLAKERKKGDKIVGDSQERAYWRVHRPPPGQFTPLEPCPVPSRDRQGFKPNKKKTVDDVQREVDYLGKSLNRTRMKMSQACESLVCYSETFSEYDFFLQPALPSNPWVTEDIAFWQLNNTFVDIPTEKRVKRWAISIEELVSDPTGLQEFTTFLEKEYSHENIRFWIAVNRLRRSAHSQVARKVNEIYEEFLKPGAPCEINIDGKTMESVLRGLKNPSRFTFDSASEHIYMLLLKKDCYPRFIRSEHYKRLLDTGIQPSYKKRFFNFGGVSGAKKKMTAALSSQPNLGDAGSSKGSSSAGQGGGSMMQAPPPGNLARRRGSDRSLTGSAHELAVIGVNKDAGSKVPHSHSQSNLSEMPFRENPKTKSTGLETLETSVAATLATGNTSAVCPWDEPVEIVPAAQVKLSVCPWEQPDTATEVAPAPAPVPVLAKQTAVTVQPLRLTSTSSDSSDVADRLQRNLGIRHQNTVDSGETSNKRLTPNFTEQRRASVSFTPSRSTDYQFGRTTGTATGTGTGTGTGTSTPTVGSQSVTAASSSSSNLTPLQARSAVFAKDHHALSCSDVEATEVEDELNKLSQESTAADMPMPVLITPTRAQSPPLIAKITPPPTEECRCSQVGNRIAHCLQHSVEQEVREAAMVKEVQIELIESRAANTTPTIKVLELELELELASTPGAYPLPTGQSQEPLTTTTEEAALADDETMEAAARAQVPDAEASEALQDELSPTTDEYQEGLQFGNDSKDVVDDYDSIDSDIQLGYIPPAPTPAPSMAPLAELDVDTMVDDEPMDEQELEQQQQQQQELEPMPVVAPVAPTSSNDEARKRRKKRNSDGKKHSSSQDEKDAKDAGKADVSGSGSGSGSAAGIVVDTEHNAVCPWEDENVSTSDGTFVKTYATLGYL